The following are encoded together in the Salvelinus fontinalis isolate EN_2023a unplaced genomic scaffold, ASM2944872v1 scaffold_0019, whole genome shotgun sequence genome:
- the LOC129842159 gene encoding uncharacterized protein LOC129842159, with amino-acid sequence MLLYWLYVIILAICYSAGYMLFCWVYVIILGICYYTGYMLLYWLYVIILTICYYTGYMLFCWVYVIILAICYSTGYMLLYWVYVIILGICYYTGYTLLYWLYVILLGICYSTGYMLFYWVYVIILGICYSTGYMLLYWVYVIILGICYYTGYMLFYWVYVILLAICYYTGYMLFYWVYVIILGICYYAGYMLFYWVYVILLAICYSTGYMLLYWVYVILLGICYYTGYMLLYWLYVIILAICYYTGYMLLYRLYVIILGICYSTGYMLFYWVYVIILGICYYTGYMLLYWVYVIILGICYSTGYMLLY; translated from the coding sequence ATGTTATTATACTGGCTATATGTTATTATACTGGCTATATGTTATTCTGCTGGGTATATGTTATTCTGCTGGGTATATGTTATTATACTGGGTATATGTTATTATACTGGCTATATGTTATTATACTGGCTATATGTTATTATACTGACTATATGTTATTATACTGGGTATATGTTATTCTGCTGGGTATATGTTATTATACTGGCTATATGTTATTCTACTGGCTATATGTTATTATACTGGGTATACGTTATTATACTGGGTATATGTTATTATACTGGCTATACGTTATTATACTGGCTATATGTTATTCTGCTGGGTATATGTTATTCTACTGGGTATATGTTATTCTACTGGGTATATGTTATTATACTGGGTATATGTTATTCTACTGGGTATATGTTATTATACTGGGTATATGTTATTATACTGGGTATATGTTATTATACTGGGTATATGTTATTCTACTGGGTATATGTTATTCTACTGGCTATATGTTATTATACTGGGTATATGTTATTCTACTGGGTATATGTTATTATACTGGGTATATGTTATTATGCTGGGTATATGTTATTCTACTGGGTATATGTTATTCTACTGGCTATATGCTATTCTACTGGCTATATGTTATTATACTGGGTATATGTTATTCTGCTGGGTATATGTTATTATACTGGCTATATGTTATTATACTGGCTATATGTTATTATACTGGCTATATGTTATTATACTGGCTATATGTTATTATACAGGCTATATGTTATTATACTGGGTATATGTTATTCTACTGGGTATATGTTATTCTACTGGGTATATGTTATTATACTGGGTATATGTTATTATACTGGGTATATGTTATTATACTGGGTATATGTTATTATACTGGGTATATGTTATTCTACTGGGTATATGTTATTATACTGA